AATAGGCCACGCCCTCTCACCAGACCCCGCCCCCTCCGCGATAGGCCACGCCCTCTCTGCAAGACAGGCCACGCCTACCCCCGCGGGGCTggacccccgggaccccccggtCCGTGACGGGTCCCCCGCACCCCCGGCCCGCTGCACCCccggcggcccggccccgcccggctcatggggacccccagcccccggCCTGCCCCGGCCTCCCCGGGCCTTGACCCCGGCCCTCGCGGCCTACCCCGGCCTGCAGGTCCCGGAGGCTCCGCCTGGCCCGGCTCCAGGCCGCGCTGCCCTCCCGAccccgccgccctcccgcccCCGTCGCTTCCCGGCAGAGCGGGCCCCGCCGGACCGGCACCATGGTGGCCCTGGGCGCCCTGCTGCTCTTCGGCCTGCTGCTCACGGCCCCGCAGGGGCTggggcggcggccgccccctccccagagcCCGCTGGAGAAGGTGGCGGTTCAGAGGGAGCTCAGCCTCCCCCAGGTGAGGGGCCAGGGCCGGGCGGGTCCGTGGGCTCCTGTCCGTCCCCCCAGTTCAGGGCTGCAGGCGGGCAGCGGGGGCTCCATGGGACAGGTGCGGGGCCCGGAGCCTCACCAGAGACCCCCCCATCCTGGCCGGCTGCCGTCCAGCCGGACCCCGGCTCCCACAGCCACCTCCATGCTCAGCCCCAGGGCCAGCACAGCCATTCTCGGTTTCGGGTTTGGCGCTGGCTTCCCCCTGCGGCGCTGGGCACGGCCCCCGGCCATGGCTCCAGTTGAGCTCGGGGCTCTGCTGGGGGGTCCAGACCGGGGCTGCAGGGTCTGGGTGTGGGAGCAGAGCGCTCACTGACCACACGCCCGGGGCTGCACTGGGGTCCTCGTGGCCCCCTGGCACTATGAGGCGTGGGTGGGTGCCCCAGACACCCCCTCTCGACAGCCCCCCTACTCCAGCCTGTCCCCATGCCAGGCTCCTATCCGTCCTGCTCTGTCCCACCTGCCAGCTCCCCAGCAAGGGCAGTTTTGCCCCATGGGCACACCAAAGGGACAGGCTGTGGGCAGAGGTGCCAAGCAAGGGGACACAGCACGGAAGAAGGCTGCTCGGGGCGGTGGGTGTACAGGGTAGCAGGGTGGTGGCACCCCAGGGCAGTGGCCTTGACCGACGGTGCCACCCCCTGTGCCATGCAGCTCGCAGGGAGGTGGTTCCTGGTCGGCATGGCCTCCCGCTGCAGGTACCTGGCAGAGCACAGCCACAGGCTGGAGGCCACAGTGGTGACACTGACCGTCCTGGATGGGCAGAGCCTGGCCATCAGCACCTTCAGGAAGCTGTGAGTGATGCGGGCCACTGGGGCCACAGGCAGGTTGGAGCAGGGCCAGTACTCTGGGATGGGGACGCTGCAGGCAGGTCGGAGCAGGACAAGAGccctgggatggggatgggggacgCTGGACAGGATGGGGACGCTGCAGGCAGGTCGGAGCAGGACAAGAGTCCTGGGATGGGGGCGGGGGACGCTGGACAGGATGGGGACGCTGCAGGCAGGTCGGAGCAGGACAAGAGTCctgggatggggacgggggACGCTGGACAGGATGGGGACGCTGCAGGCAGGTCGGAACAGGACAAGAGTCCTGGGATGGGGGCGGGGGACGCTGGACAGGacggggatgctgcaggcaggTCGGAGCAGGACCAGATCCTCTGGGATGTTTTGTGGTTGAAGCCCTGGCCACGGCAGGCTGGTACCCTGCCACCTGTACAGCCACCAGGCGGGGGGGTGGGCTTAGGCTGcccgggcagggcggggggcagcCACGctggggaaaccgaggcaccAATCAGGCACTTGGTCACTCCATGGCCGCCCAGCCAGGGCCCGGCTCTCAGggccagcccagcagcagcgtGGCTGAGGAGGGAGGGTCTTCGGTGCATCTGTGGGCGCTTCCCCTGGCCCAGGGGGCTCTGAGGGGCTGAGCCAGGCTCAGAGCTGTCGGGAGGGGGCTCAGCAGGTTTTGGGGCTCTACATCTCTTGCTGTGTCTCCACAGGGTTCTGGGACATCCCTTCACAGCACCTACCCTGGGGAGAAAATTCCAAAGGAAACAGGTCCATGTGTGCCCTGGCAagcagggtgggcagggacctggGCTGGAccctccccagcctgtgctgacaacctcctgctctccccataCAGGGACGGGATGTGCTGGGAAATCAGGCAGCGCTACCTCCCTGCCCAGGCCCATGGACGCTTCCTCCTGAAGGGTGAGAGAAGCTGGGCTGGGGTGGcaggggaggctgtggggaCTGTGTAGCTGGACCCCCTACTCCTACCCTCGGCAGGGCTTTGCTATGGGTGTCCTCCCTCCCAGTATCTCACCTCTGGGGTCTCAAAGTGCCCCAGTGCTGGATGCCATCATGGGCAGCATTGCCGGCTGATGCCCACTGGTGGGGAACGGCACCCTGTGGGGCTGCGTCTGCTCTGGCCCTGATTTTCACCCCTTCGCACCCTCGTGGTGAAACGAGGCCCCTGGATGGTACCGGGGCTAACCAGGGGTAACCGGGACTAACCAGGGCTGTCCTCTGTCTTTCCCAGGCCGTGGCTATGGCAGCAAAGTGGACGTGGTGGTGGGCGAGACGGACCACAACAGCTATGCCATCCTCTATTACCAGAAGGGCCGGAGCATCTCTGTCAAGCTCTATGGTGGGTCGGCGCCCAGGGGCTCGTGCAGATGAAGGACAGGGGCGGCAGAGGGACGGGAAACCCGTGCTGGGCTCAGCAGATGCCCGCCGGAGCCCCGGAGGATCCAGAGGCAGAGATGGGGTCTCCCTGAGGGTCCCGGTCCCCAGATGGAGAGTTTTGTCCCCAAAGGCTGCGGGGAGGAAGCTAGTAACCCGCTTCTCTGAGCTGAAAGACCCCTTCGCCCTGAGCTttgcggaggggggggggcacgggagGGCTTTAGGGCAGAGCTTGAGGCTGCTGACAGCATCTCCCTCCCCACACAGGACGGAGCAGCCGGGTCAGCGATGCCGTCGCAGAAAAGTTTGAGCAGCACGTCAGGGCTGTGGGCCTGAGCGAAGATGTGACCTACTACTTCCCCACATACGGTGGGTGTCACTCGGTCCCCCGGGAGCTGGGGACACCCGTGGCGAGGGCCGTGCCCAGGAGGGGCCTGGCAGTGGGGGCTGGGATCCGGCCCTTCTAGTGTGGGGAGGGGGGCCACATCCACACATGTTTGAGCAGCTTGTGGCCTGGTGTCACCCATGGTAGGGCCATGTGTGGAGTCTGTCCCCGTGCTGCGGCCACCCCAGGGACAAGGATGCTGGGTGCAAGGCCTGGGCTGTGCCCCACAACATCCCTGGGGTGTGGGGCCCGGGGATCCTGGGTGCCCAGGCAGGGTGACCGCCCCAGGCTCTCTCTCTTGCAGGGTTTTGTGACTCCGCAGACGAGTTTCACATCCTCGACGGTGAGTTGCGGATCCTGTGCGATGCTCTGGCTGTGCCCTTATGGCAGGCTTGGCCCCACCTGGGCACCACATGGGttctccctgcctggctgcgggctgggcaccctgggctggACCCACACTGCACCACGGCCGTGTGGTCCTGCCCCAGGAGCGCAGGTGGGCTGGTCTGGCACAGGGGGTCCATGCCTGACCATCCCCCGGGCCAAGGTCCCTCCGTGCCCCTCTGGGGAGGCAGAAGGTGGCAGACCATCACCCAGGACGAGCACCAGATGGACCCTGGTGAAGCAAAGCCCTGTTCGCCCCCTACGTGGGTCAGGCTGGGCTTAGTGGCATCTGTATTGGTGTTTCCTGGGGTGAGGGCCGGTCTGGGATGGGGTATCCTGGGACAGGGATACCCCGGGTGAGgactggggtccccagggacAGTTCCATTGCTTGTCGTGGGTGCTtggggaggcagaggtgggTCTTCAGCCCTGGTGCTGGGCTCAGACATCTCCCCAGCCCCTCggcatttctctttcccttccagAAACGAAGCCATAGGTGCAGACAGAGTTGCCAGGAGGTCCTCAGAGCTCAGCCTTCACCTCATCCAGCTGTCCATGGCCACACAAGACTGAGCTAGGGTTTGGTCTGACCCCACTGCTGCTTCACAGCCCTGGggctctccagctcctccagctgtgctggcagctgtcCTGTCCCCCCCACAGCTTTGTCACCCCTCTGCTCGGCGCTCCAGTGCCTTGCAGCAGCCAGTGACACCCCAATAAACGCCTCAGAGAAGAGTTGCAGCCCTGCCATCGTCTCCCTGAGCCTCACCCGACTGTGGGATAACGAGGCAGGAATCGTGGCGGTTCCTGATTTACCCTTGGGTGCCATAGTGCACGTGGGTCTGGCTGGTTGTGAGGGAAAGCCCCAGCACAGGTGGGGAAAAGCACTGTGCCTGGTGTGGTGAGGCTGCATGGGCttggggggtgctggggaccgGCACTGGGGACGGTGACAAGCCAGGAGATCCCTCAGGGACCCCAGAGGACTAATCGGCCCTATGGTCGTCCTGCTTCCCATCCCCAGGGCCTCTGGGGCAGTGAAACGCCCCATTCCTCTGCCCTGGCCCTGCAGACCGCGTTCCTgagggctgctgccagggccgggccctgcctgccagggcttCCCAAATGCACAACCAGCAGCGGAGAGCCAGGCGGGGCACGTCCCTCGCACGCTCTGAGCAGGCTGCGGGGGGtgtgggggctgcgggggctcgGACCAGGGGTGCAGCCAGGGGAGGGGGGTTGCAGCCCCTTGCAGGACCTCCCTCCCCTGCGTGCCGAGGCTGTCCTGCCACGCGCCCCGGCCTGGGTGTTTGGGGCGCGGTGCCAATTCCCTGGTGTGGGCTGGACGGTGGCAAGGGACAGGGAGCAGCCTGTGGCAGCTGGCTGGTACGGTGCTTCGGCCACCCCGCAGCCCCTGGGGCGGGGAGCAGCCCTCTGCCCCCAGTGCCGGCGTTTTGCAATCCTTGTGGAAACTGGTAACACATGTTGTTTATCAGGGACTTATGTAAGGGACCGCCACGTGACTCACCCGAGgccagccctgtccctgctgcccacGTGCAGGGCAGTTGTGTCCGGCCATGCTCAAagacccccccagcccacccagttCAGCCTGGCAGAGTCGGGGTGTTATGGATTTGGCTCGCTTTCTGCACCGCACAagtggctgtgctgtgctggagctgcagcagggcgAGGGGAGAGCCCTGGGGTCCCCAAGGACCACCCTGCACCCCGGTTCAGCCCAGCCTGCGTTTATCTGGCGTGAACCCGTTTCGGGGGTGCAAACGCCCGGGTTGTGCCAAGGGTCTGTGTCCAGGCACCACGGGGATCCACAGCCTAAATGCCTCCGTCCTGCCCGCGCCCCCCCAGCTCCGGCAGCAGGCTCAGCCTGCCCCACACTGCCGCCGGTGCCCCCACGTGCTGCCACGTGCCCCCGCGCTCCTGAGCTTGCACCCAGCTtcacctcccagctccttgcGCTGGCCCCCAGCTTTGACACCCCTAGGAGAGCTGGGAGAGTGGGTAGCCCCTGGGCaccccctcctgctgcctgggcagggcGGGGAGCCAGGGACACCCGGGCAGCGGGGGGGTTGTGTCCCTGCCCCAGCGCAGAGCCACAGGGACAGGTGTGGGCACTCGGTGCCTCTCATCCCGATGGAGAGAGCgcctcccagcaccctgcacgCCGGGGATGGGCTCAGACAGGGGCtgagcccccagcccagcatgTATGGGTGCCCCAGCCAGGCTCTCATGATGTTTGGTCCTGCCCAgctcagcttttgttttgttttaataaatccGCGGAGCTGGGGCCGGCCCGGCGCGTGGTGTGCAGGGGCAGGCCGGGCTCGCAGCTGGGTGCGGGGAAGGGAATGTGctggggcgggcaggcagggtgggctgccagaggaaaaaaccagctGTTGCGAAAAACACACTCCTTACGTAAAGTGCCTTGGCAGGGCCATGCCGTGGGGAGAGCCGCCCGAGTTGATGCTCTGCCCGGCGTGGCCAGCCCTGCCCAAACTGTGCCAgacccatgggtgctgctgaTGACACCCAGTGTTCATCGCCAGCCCTCACCCTGCAGGTGCTCACAGTGTCCCCAGATTAAAGGGGGGCAGTTCAGGGCCCGCTGGTCAACCCCAAACCAAGGGGGAGGACATCTTCCAGCCCCTCTTGGCAAAGGGTGCAGGGGCAGCACGGCGGGGACAAAGCGCTGGGCGTCTGTCTGGCTGCCCGCTGGTCCTCGGGAGCCGGGCATCTGCCTCCCCCCCAACACCTCCAGCCCCCCAGCTCACCATCGGGGTGCACCAGAGCTGCACCTTGGTGGGACGTACCCCGAGGGGTGGCGGGGCCAGCCGAGATGCATCCTCGGGTGATGCAGGGACTTGGGTCAGGGCAAGGCGTGGGGTCCCGCAGGAGCACCCAAAGGTGTCCATGAGTCCTGTGGGTTGGATTGGGACCTGGCAGGCACTTGACATTCCCTCCACCTCGCTTGGGCCCCTCTCTGCATCTGAGTGAGGCCATCCTGCGAGGACAGGGCAGCCAACAAGCCCTGGCCCGTGGTCCTGGCcccctgcctgtgcctgtgGACAGCCCCGGCTGCCTGCACCGGCCCCGGGCTCTGCAGCGCTGGGGGCAGGGACAGCCGCCGTGCTGGCTGCGAGCTGTATTTTTGCTGTGGAGCAGTTTGGCACCCCGAAGCAAACATGTCATATCAACAGGAGGGAAACATTCACAGGTTCCCCCGCCTGCCCTTTGGCTTCGGCGCTTGCCCCTGCTCTTGCTTGCATAACGGCAcgggggggaggcagggctggccccCCTTGGGGCCACCGCGCAGCCTGCCCATAAATAGGGGCCTGCCTGACTCTCCGGCACTGCAGcactctgcctgctgctcctctcGCTCGGCTCGGCTCGACTCGGTGGGAGACATGCACGCCACACTGCTCAGCGTCCTGGGGCTGGCCCTGCTCGGGGCCCTGCACGCACAGGATGGCGTTCCTGTGCAAACCGACTTCCAGCAGGACAAGGTGACCCAGCTCGGCCGGCATCACCTGTGTGTGGGGGGGGCGGGTTGTTTTGGGGGATCCTGGCCCTGAAAATGTGCAGAGATGGTGTTGCAGGTGGATTTGGGGCCCggccagctccagcactggGAGGGGCAGGGTGGCTGGTGCACCCACAGCCCCCGGTCCCTGGGGATCCCCCAGGGCCTGGGTTTGGTTGCTCCCAAGGGGAGGCAGGACCCAGGCTCCAGCCTGTGGGGCAGGACTGAGAAAGTGTTGGGGCCGGGCCATCCGCTGTGCCATGGGGTGGGTGTGGATGCACAGGGATTTTATAGGAGGGACTGAGAAAAGCAATCTTAATTTGACAGACAGCATGGACGTGGGCTGtggacaccccctccccaacaGAGACCCCATCCACCCCCAACCCCAGgccccaaaaaaaaccaagggctgctctcctggggGGTCCCATgcacccctctgccccccagtGTCTGGGTGCTGGCATGCTCAGGGTGCTCgcactccccttcctcccccatgATGGGCAGGACCCAGAGCAGGacagccccagcctggctgcacaGTGGGGGGCCTGGCCCCACAGCCTGGGGTCCCACTGAGCCGGGGCAGGGGTCACACTGCCTGCTCCCCACAAAGGGGTCCTGGGGGACACAGGCATCCCAGGGCGGTGATGGGGATGAAGTGACATCCTGCAAGGAAGGAGATCTGGCATGTCCTGCAAGGGTGGTCTCCGCACAGCCCATCTCCAAGGGTGACAGTGCCTCTCTGGGTCCACCAAGCTGGTAGAGCCCCAGGTACTGGGCTAGGATGGGCCGTGCTGGCTCTGGGGTCCTGACCCCTCCTCGCCCCCCCAGATGGATGAAAATGGCATCTGAGAGCCAGGCAGTCCTGTCACCCCCTCCCTGGCCTTGGGgcgaggaggaaggaaagacacCAAGTGCCAGGCAGTGAAGGGCATGTCATAAACCAGGGCTGTCCTGGCCGCTTGGTTTTGTGGATGCCGAGAGCTGTCGCAGCTCCCTGGCGGATGAGAACCACGGGATGCCGTCCTGCCATGAGGCACAGGCTGGCAGGAGAGGGGGAGGTggcctgggctggggctggtgggcgGCTGAGGGGCAGGATGGTGTCTGCGCCTGGCTGGCAACTGAGCAGAGGTTGCTTGCAGCTCGTGGGGAGATGGTACAGCATCGGCCTGGCCTCCAACTCCAACTGGTTCAAGGAGAAGAAGCACCTGATGAAGATGTGCACCACAGTCATCTCTGCCACCGCAGATGGGAACCTGGAGGTCACCTCCACCTACCCCAAGTacgggcagggggagggggtgggcGAGCAGGGGGTGCTCCCCAGTGCTGCCATGCCTGGGGCTATGCGTGGGCTGGAgaacccccccagcccctctgatGTGCTGGCACTGCGCTCCCCAGGGGTGACCAGTGTGAGAAGAGGAACAGCCTTTACATCAAGACGGAGCAGCCAGGGCGGTTCAGCTACAATAGCCCACGTGagtgcccagctcccagcccgTCCTGCAGGACAGCCCCCGATTtgcccccagctcccagccctgctgtcgcctgtccctgctcctgccctcgCCACAGCACCTCAGGGCTGGCTCGGTGCCCGGGACTGAGCCGtgccctccctgtcccccacAGGCTGGGGCAGCAAACATGACATCCGCGTGGTGGAGACCAACTACGATGAGTATGCCTTGGTGGCCACCCAGATCTCCAAGAGCACCGGCTCCTCCACCATGGTGCTGCTCTACAGTACGTCcaccccgggacccccggggaTGTCCTTGGTGGGGGATCTCTCCCATGGGAGAAGGGCAGCACCATCTCCCAAGCTGGGGTGACCCATGGGACGGCTGGGTTGGGACCTTCTCCGTGGGGACACTGGCCCTTGCTGGGCTGCCCATGCCCTGGGTCAGCATGACCCCTTGCTGGGGAGTCCAGGGGGGCTGCCTCTCACCCTACTCTCGGCTGCAGGCCGGACAAAGGAGCTCAGTCCCGAGCGCCTGGAAAGGTTCACCCAGTTCTCCAGGGAGCAGGGCCTGACGGACGAAGAGATCCTCATCCTGCCCCGGACGGGTGAGAGCAGCTGGCGGGAGAGGCTGTAGGGGCAGCGGGGTGGCAGGGCACAGGGGTGAGGTACCctggggggctgagggggaaCAGAccctcctgccttctccctgcctccctgtgGGGGCAGCCATGGGGTGCAGATCCCCATGCAGGGTCCCTCAGGGGGGTCAGCAGTCCCCCAGCCACTGGATGAGCtgatctctgcttttcttcctcccacagACAAATGCATGCCAGATGCTGCCTAGGTGAGTCCTGCCTGCACTGCGGATCAGACCAGTCCTGCGGGGGGATATGGGGGGTGCTCAGAACCGCTCTACCCCACAGACTGCCCATTCCCTTCCACTGGCTGCTCCTCTACCTGGGGTCCCCCTTACCCCTGGCCAGGATCCCCCACCCCGTCCCCGTGGGGTGGATCTTTTGTAGCCCTAGGCCCTGGGTGGTGGGTGCCCACCTGCTCGGCACGGGGCTGGCAGGGCCAGTGTCCCCCCCATCTGCCCCCCATCTCCACTAACTCAGCTGTGCTCGCCCCTCCATCTCTTCCAGGCAGAcccaccagctgctgccagccgGAGCCCCGAGAATGCCGTGAGCCGGCGGCCACCCCGTCCTGTCCTATCCCCAGTGCACCCCAGCACCGCAGCAGCCTTCGCTCCCTGGCTTCACACCCCACACCTGTATCCCCGTCTCCATTAAAGCCCATACAAAACCAGCCCCCTGCCCTTGTCTGCTGGGTCGTTGCAGGGGGAGCCCCAACGGGGcaatggggagggggaggcacGGCTGGTGGCagtgggctggagctgctgccagagctcAGGGTTGATTCCAGCTCCTGGCCGTGGGGCCAACGGGGTGGGACCCTGTGTGCAAGCCCACGCCGTGGTGCTGCCTGGCCACCAAACCTGCCCTGTGCAGGGAGAAGGGGTTCCTGGGGCTGGGACCCACTGGGGGGATCTGCTCCCGTCTGCCCCCTCACGCACCCTGGGCTACCCCAGCCTCCCTGCCCCAGTTTGGGGGCAGCATGGGGATGGGGCGATGGGCAatcgtggggggggggggtgtctccaAAAATGTGGGGGCAGGACGGACATGAACCAGAGTGATGGCTGTGAGCAGTGGATGTGGCTCAGCCCCGGCCACCCACCTGCCATGAGCCCGGACCGTCTCCAGGAGTGAGGTCTGTGCCCACCACCAGCAGCCAACCCCTTCTTGGGGGCACCGGGCTGCGGCTCACTCCCGGCCTAAAACCCCATCCCAGCCATCCTCCTCCTTGAGGCAGGAtctgtgccagcactgccagaccctggggctggtgggcagcagccaggagtGGGGCACTGGGGGCACCCTCATCCCCTCCCCAGATACAGCACCGGGCACGGGGCACTGCCCAGTCCCCAACGTGCTCCAGGCTGGGTCTCACACAAGGCTCCATTCATCCCGGACTAGGCAATTAGAGGGGGAAGGGGCCAATGCTGTCACCTAACACGGGTACAGGTTATCCCTGCTCTTGTGTAACCTGTTGCATAAAgtgggggcgggcagggggtgCCGCCAGCGGCAGGGGCTATAAAGGTGGGTGTGGGAAGGTGCAGGTCCGTGAAGCCTCTCCTGCCCGTGTCCAGCCTCCGGACCCAGGATGACGGtggtgctgccctgcctggtgctggccctgctctgcctgctgcgggcaggggctgagGTCCCTGTGCAGCCAGACTTCACCGCTGAGAAGGtactggcacagggtgcccccCAGCTGGTCCTGCTTGGCTGGAGGGGCTGCCTGGGGTGGGGTGCCCACGCTGCACCCCCAGGCACCAGGGCAGCTGCCAGGAGGATGTGGGTGCCTGTGCAAAATTGGGTTAGCCCTGGCCACCTCCTGCCCACTGTGGGCAGACTCAGCAGTGGCCCAGCTGCCACCATGTCCCCCAGCGTGTGGCGCTTCCCCAGACGCTGCGCCCACCCTCCTGGCACGGGGCAGGGCAGAGTGTCCTGCATGCAGTGGGTGGCAGATTCCTGTGGTAGGCTGAAGGTCCCCACGGCTTTCCCAAACCCCACTGGTGATGTTCTGCTACAGTTTGCAGGGATGTGGCATGTTGCAGC
This genomic stretch from Balearica regulorum gibbericeps isolate bBalReg1 chromosome 20, bBalReg1.pri, whole genome shotgun sequence harbors:
- the C8G gene encoding complement component C8 gamma chain isoform X1, with translation MGTPSPRPAPASPGLDPGPRGLPRPAGPGGSAWPGSRPRCPPDPAALPPPSLPGRAGPAGPAPWWPWAPCCSSACCSRPRRGWGGGRPLPRARWRRWRFRGSSASPRDGMCWEIRQRYLPAQAHGRFLLKGRGYGSKVDVVVGETDHNSYAILYYQKGRSISVKLYGRSSRVSDAVAEKFEQHVRAVGLSEDVTYYFPTYGFCDSADEFHILDETKP
- the C8G gene encoding complement component C8 gamma chain isoform X2; the protein is MVALGALLLFGLLLTAPQGLGRRPPPPQSPLEKVAVQRELSLPQLAGRWFLVGMASRCRYLAEHSHRLEATVVTLTVLDGQSLAISTFRKLDGMCWEIRQRYLPAQAHGRFLLKGRGYGSKVDVVVGETDHNSYAILYYQKGRSISVKLYGRSSRVSDAVAEKFEQHVRAVGLSEDVTYYFPTYGFCDSADEFHILDETKP
- the LOC104641893 gene encoding lipocalin-like, whose amino-acid sequence is MHATLLSVLGLALLGALHAQDGVPVQTDFQQDKLVGRWYSIGLASNSNWFKEKKHLMKMCTTVISATADGNLEVTSTYPKGDQCEKRNSLYIKTEQPGRFSYNSPRWGSKHDIRVVETNYDEYALVATQISKSTGSSTMVLLYSRTKELSPERLERFTQFSREQGLTDEEILILPRTDKCMPDAA